In Xenopus tropicalis strain Nigerian chromosome 5, UCB_Xtro_10.0, whole genome shotgun sequence, one genomic interval encodes:
- the socs5 gene encoding suppressor of cytokine signaling 5 has product MDKVEKMWNTFKYRCQNLFSHDDEANQNDTVDVNANRCLGGIDKNENASGQSAMLSIGPLQQNITSELSPSSSSSRRNQNCVSEMPQLVEISVERDNDSGLSAGTRLARRDSYTRHAPWGGKKKHSCSTKTQNSFDPDKKICRTRSGLQRRERRHGANSVHDMETIGSRAVGSRSLRQRLNETVGLCFPIRTYNRPSKPLFTNKRKIHLSELMLEKCPFPPGSDLAQKWHLIKQHTAPVSPHSSFLETFDQSVVSAEDEEDRLRERRRLSIEEGVDPPPNAQIHTFEATAQVNPVYKLGPKLAPGMADISGDVNAVCQGGCESEEDTTTLCLQSRRQKQRQFSGDSHTQITKQGAWKVHTQIDYIHCLVPDLIEIISNPCYWGVMDRYEAEALLEGRPEGTFLLRDSAQEDYLFSVSFRRYNRSLHARIEQWNHNFSFDAHDPCVFHSSTVTGLLEHYKDPSSCMFFEPLLTVPLNRTFPFSLQYICRAVICRSTTYDGIDLLPLPSMLQDFLKEYHYKQKVRVRWLEREPIKSK; this is encoded by the coding sequence ATGGATAAAGTGGAAAAAATGTGGAACACTTTTAAGTACCGATGCCAGAATCTCTTTAGCCACGATGATGAGGCAAATCAAAATGACACCGTTGATGTTAATGCAAACAGATGTTTAGGAGGGATCgataaaaatgaaaatgcttcTGGCCAGTCTGCCATGCTCTCTATTGGACCATTGCAACAGAACATTACCTCCGAGCTAAGTCCCAGCAGCAGCTCAAGTAGGAGGAATCAGAACTGTGTTAGTGAAATGCCTCAGCTTGTCGAGATTAGTGTAGAGAGAGATAACGACTCGGGGCTGAGTGCCGGGACCCGTTTAGCTCGCAGGGACTCCTACACCCGCCATGCGCCATGGGGTGGAAAGAAAAAGCATTCTTGCTCCACTAAAACTCAGAATTCTTTCGATCCTGACAAAAAAATCTGTAGAACAAGGAGTGGCCTTCAAAGGAGAGAAAGAAGGCATGGAGCAAACTCTGTCCATGACATGGAGACTATCGGCAGCAGAGCTGTAGGAAGTCGCAGCTTAAGGCAGAGGCTTAATGAGACTGTTGGCCTGTGTTTCCCAATCAGAACCTATAACAGaccatccaagcccctctttacTAACAAGAGAAAAATTCATCTATCAGAGCTCATGCTTGAGAAATGTCCTTTCCCCCCTGGGTCAGACCTGGCACAAAAATGGCATCTGATAAAACAACATACAGCCCCTGTCAGcccacattcaagttttttggaaACGTTTGACCAGTCGGTGGTTTCTGCTGAGGACGAAGAAGATCGGTTACGTGAAAGGCGCAGGCTTAGCATTGAAGAGGGTGTAGATCCACCTCCGAACGCCCAAATCCACACATTTGAGGCTACAGCACAAGTGAATCCCGTTTATAAGCTTGGACCAAAATTAGCCCCTGGCATGGCTGACATATCTGGGGATGTTAATGCAGTTTGTCAAGGTGGTTGCGAGTCTGAAGAAGATACCACCACTCTCTGCCTGCAGTCGCGGAGACAGAAGCAACGGCAGTTTTCTGGAGACAGCCATACCCAAATTACCAAACAAGGGGCTTGGAAAGTTCATACGCAGATTGACTACATTCACTGCCTGGTGCCGGACTTGATCGAGATTATAAGCAACCCATGTTATTGGGGAGTCATGGATCGCTACGAGGCCGAGGCGCTCCTGGAAGGCAGGCCGGAAGGCACATTTCTGCTCAGGGACTCTGCACAAGAGGATTATCTGTTCTCTGTGAGCTTCCGACGCTACAACCGATCCTTGCACGCTCGCATTGAGCAGTGGAACCATAACTTTAGTTTCGACGCTCACGACCCGTGTGTATTTCACTCCTCTACCGTGACGGGGCTTTTAGAACATTACAAAGATCCTAGTTCTTGCATGTTTTTTGAACCTTTGCTCACCGTCCCCTTGAACAGAACTTTCCCTTTTAGTCTGCAGTATATCTGCCGGGCGGTTATCTGCAGGTCCACCACCTATGACGGAATCGATTTACTTCCCCTGCCGTCGATGCTACAAGACTTCCTCAAGGAGTATCATTATAAACAGAAAGTCCGAGTGCGGTGGCTAGAAAGGGAACCCATTAAGTCTAAATAA